A single region of the Lotus japonicus ecotype B-129 chromosome 4, LjGifu_v1.2 genome encodes:
- the LOC130713250 gene encoding uncharacterized protein LOC130713250 codes for MENLSDDLLMEIWSRVPYKMTVRCKSVSKRFSAFISRPEFMSRSISHYHTLLQHMNQEQHHKEWCLNFVSKRNLLIVFLPKLHLLNPQSQNQLSLSFLGRKFDPKLDDERKKSALYSRIVGYSNGLLLCKKTSRGRVYHVTNPMTREWTKLPLPPPPLTGHNQRDCVFEGFVCEPFYQVEANNVVTLNSHNRFRVVRFPWLNDRVFSHTPKFEFEMVVFSSETGQWCRKTVSCPKGFVQTDILIHAVAHRGRLYFMGRMDLLVYDPFNNDAHQCCHTIDYPIHSPYPRDLPFTGHVGVSCGNIRIANISCSFDPHVLNTMTVWELEYQDDSSCCCWHLVHKTFIPGQDRRSCIRPEFETRRECETVDLGMQVRAFHPHHGDVVFFQRSHSIFCGNLRTNQFDTVGYGIHGFQVLQIISIDLPGWPAPVPSIT; via the coding sequence ATGGAAAATCTGTCGGATGATTTACTGATGGAGATATGGAGTCGTGTGCCATACAAGATGACAGTGAGATGCAAATCCGTCTCGAAGCGCTTCTCAGCTTTCATCTCCCGCCCTGAGTTCATGTCGCGGTCCATCTCTCACTACCACACCCTGCTCCAACACATGAACCAGGAGCAGCATCACAAAGAATGGTGCTTGAACTTTGTGTCCAAGCGTAACCTTCTCATCGTGTTCCTCCCCAAACTTCACCTACTCAATCCTCAAAGCCAAAACCAACTTTCCTTGAGTTTTCTCGGCAGAAAATTCGACCCAAAACTTGAtgatgaaaggaaaaaaagtgCCCTGTATTCAAGGATTGTAGGCTATTCCAATGGTTTGCTCCTATGCAAGAAAACATCGCGTGGGAGAGTCTACCATGTCACCAACCCTATGACAAGGGAATGGACCAAActccctcttcctcctccaccGCTCACCGGTCACAACCAACGTGACTGTGTCTTTGAAGGGTTTGTGTGTGAACCTTTTTACCAGGTCGAAGCAAACAATGTCGTCACTCTCAACAGCCACAACAGGTTCAGAGTAGTTCGTTTTCCGTGGTTGAATGATAGGGTGTTTTCTCATACACCAAAGTTCGAGTTTGAAATGGTGGTTTTCTCATCTGAAACAGGGCAATGGTGTAGAAAAACTGTATCTTGCCCAAAGGGTTTTGTACAAACTGACATTTTGATCCATGCAGTTGCACATAGAGGGAGATTGTATTTCATGGGGAGGATGGATCTTCTGGTGTACGACCCTTTCAACAATGATGCCCATCAGTGCTGTCACACCATTGATTATCCTATTCATTCTCCATATCCAAGAGATCTTCCTTTTACGGGCCATGTTGGGGTGTCCTGTGGAAACATTCGAATTGCTAATATCTCTTGCTCATTTGACCCCCATGTGTTAAATACTATGACTGTGTGGGAACTGGAATATCAAGATGACTCTAGCTGCTGCTGCTGGCATTTGGTGCACAAGACTTTCATTCCTGGCCAAGATAGGAGAAGTTGTATCAGACCTGAGTTTGAAACAAGGCGAGAATGTGAGACGGTTGATCTGGGGATGCAGGTGAGAGCTTTCCATCCACATCATGGAGATGTTGTGTTCTTCCAACGTTCTCACAGCATATTTTGTGGAAACTTGAGGACTAACCAGTTTGACACTGTCGGATATGGGATTCATGGGTTCCAGGTGTTGCAGATCATTTCAATTGATCTTCCAGGTTGGCCAGCTCCTGTTCCATCTATAACATAA
- the LOC130714470 gene encoding uncharacterized protein LOC130714470 produces the protein MNPLQPSAATCDGCGATQDAFLIIHNIRYLASNHRYCTNCVLKHHHGVFCPICFDVFEEGSLLPQLRVMCVRCPNIAHRSCALTSTVAYPTSAPAFLCPTCADPEFAYFQLPDRKSGAVDLQSAKMLVAAARIAAVSMTKAAAAARFDAERRAKEAAVARRKAKEALENLASIVAMEQMGVSAQNAGVRVTN, from the coding sequence ATGAACCCGCTACAACCCTCCGCCGCCACCTGCGACGGCTGCGGCGCCACCCAAGACGCCTTCCTCATCATCCACAACATTCGCTACCTCGCCAGCAACCACCGCTACTGCACCAACTGCGTCCTCAAGCACCACCACGGCGTCTTCTGCCCTATCTGCTTCGACGTCTTCGAAGAAGGCTCCCTCCTCCCTCAGCTCCGCGTCATGTGCGTTCGTTGCCCTAACATCGCTCACCGATCCTGTGCGCTCACCTCCACCGTCGCTTACCCTACCTCCGCACCCGCATTCCTCTGCCCCACTTGCGCCGATCCCGAATTCGCATACTTCCAGCTCCCTGATCGGAAATCTGGAGCTGTCGATCTCCAGTCCGCGAAGATGCTCGTCGCCGCCGCTCGGATTGCTGCTGTTTCCATGACGAAGGCGGCTGCAGCTGCTCGGTTTGACGCCGAGCGGCGGGCGAAGGAAGCTGCCGTGGCGAGGAGGAAGGCGAAGGAGGCGCTGGAAAACCTCGCTAGTATCGTCGCCATGGAGCAGATGGGAGTTTCTGCTCAGAATGCTGGTGTGCGTGTCACGAATTAG
- the LOC130714469 gene encoding probable glutathione S-transferase, producing MGDGVVLLDFSLGMFGNRVKIALAEKGVNYEHKEEDLINTKSALLLQMNPVHRKIPVLIHNGKPICESLIIVEYIDEVWKDKAPLLPTDPYHRAQARFWADFVDHKVHEVAKKIWTGKVDELEAERKELVENLKLIEEFLGDKPYFGGEAFGFLDIALIPFYRWFSTWETVGKLKIDSPKLIAWGERCLQRESVSKFLPNEKDIREFVHTVRKKFGVD from the exons ATGGGGGATGGGGTGGTGTTGTTGGATTTCAGTCTCGGTATGTTTGGGAATAGAGTTAAGATTGCACTAGCAGAGAAAGGGGTCAATTATGAGCACAAGGAAGAGGATTTGATCAACACCAAAAGTGCACTGCTTCTGCAAATGAACCCAGTCCACAGGAAAATCCCTGTCCTCATCCATAATGGTAAGCCCATATGTGAATCTCTCATCATTGTTGAGTATATTGATGAGGTCTGGAAGGACAAAGCTCCACTTTTGCCCACTGATCCATACCATAGAGCTCAAGCCAGGTTCTGGGCTGATTTTGTTGATCACAAG GTGCATGAAGTTGCAAAGAAGATATGGACTGGGAAGGTAGATGAACTTGAGGCAGAGAGGAAGGAGTTAGTAGAGAATTTGAAGCTGATTGAGGAGTTTCTTGGGGACAAGCCATACTTTGGGGGTGAAGCATTTGGGTTTCTTGACATTGCTTTGATTCCTTTCTATAGGTGGTTTTCTACTTGGGAGACAGTAGGAAAATTGAAGATAGACTCCCCAAAACTCATTGCATGGGGAGAGAGGTGTTTGCAGAGAGAAAGTGTGTCCAAATTTCTTCCAAACGAAAAGGATATCCGTGAATTTGTTCACACGGTCAGGAAAAAATTCGGGGTGGACTAA
- the LOC130714545 gene encoding guanosine deaminase has product MEEVNVVETKDGTVSVATAFAGHQEAVQDRDHKFLGKAVEEAYKGVDCGHGGPFGAVIVRNDEVVVSCHNMVLNHTDPTAHAEVTAIREACKKLNQIELSDCEIYASCEPCPMCFGAIHLSRIKRLVYGAKAEAAIAIGFDDFIADALRGTGFYQKAQLEIKRADGNGALIAEEVFQKTKEKFQMY; this is encoded by the exons ATGGAGGAAGTTAACG TGGTGGAAACCAAGGATGGAACTGTTTCAGTGGCTACTGCTTTTGCTGGTCACCAGGAAG CTGTGCAGGATAGAGACCACAAATTTTTAGGAAAAGCGGTTGAAGAAGCATACAAAGGGGTAGATTGTGGACATGGAGGCCCTTTTGGTGCTGTAATTGTTCGTAATGACGAAGTAGTTGTTAGTTGTCACAACATGGTTCTGAATCACACTGACCCTACTGCTCATGCAGAGGTGACAGCAATAAGAGAG GCCTGTAAGAAGCTTAACCAGATAGAGCTTTCAGATTGTGAAATATATGCTTCTTGTGAACCTTGCCCCATGTGCTTTGGTGCAATCCACCTTTCTCGAATTAAG AGGTTGGTTTATGGAGCGAAGGCTGAGGCAGCAATTGCTATTGGGTTTGATGATTTTATTGCGGATGCATTGCGAGGTACTGGATTCTATCAGAAAGCTCAGTTGGAGATTAAAAGAGCTGATGGTAATGGGGCCCTCATTGCAGAAGAGGTTTTCCAGAAAACAAAGGAAAAGTTCCAAATGTACTAG